One window of Candidatus Neomarinimicrobiota bacterium genomic DNA carries:
- a CDS encoding DUF4139 domain-containing protein: MKDLFKWFPALLLISVLWGQSQLTIGADTRTGLEVTIYSSNIGLVKDTRTFELAKGGRLEVLLEDVAARVQAETVLPVSLTPQREWVVLEQNYEYDLLSPSTLLAKYVGKSVRLVTYDSDNKVVDRQTATLLSLNEGPLYQVGKEIHIKHPGHVILSEVPAELVARPSLRWLVEGEKGQHTVQVSYLSGGLVWKADYVLKVNQDATAGDLTGWITLNNQSGIAYPEASVKLVAGDVHRVMPEVRPRLAKKTLAMEAAEMEVREEAFMEYHLYTIPWKTTLKQNQQKQVELLSRSGIVLERHYSVDIPSHFGTGNVPGENELPVNVRLRFANTQANHLGEPLPGGIIRIYSEDQAGTLQFAGEDRIAHTPRDEEVKVTLGTAFDLVCEVKQTEYKDLSDRWTRRHESTFEVSLRNRKQEEDVAIEVLAHFPGEWQIREKSHDYVKEDAFTAKFTVKVPAGEEVVLIYKIRVTL, translated from the coding sequence ATGAAAGATTTGTTCAAGTGGTTTCCGGCGCTTTTATTGATATCGGTGTTGTGGGGTCAATCCCAGCTCACTATTGGCGCCGATACTCGTACCGGCCTGGAGGTTACCATCTATAGCAGCAACATCGGTCTGGTGAAAGACACGCGCACCTTTGAGCTGGCTAAAGGTGGCCGGTTGGAAGTCCTGCTGGAGGACGTGGCGGCCAGGGTGCAGGCGGAGACCGTTCTGCCAGTGAGCCTCACGCCTCAGCGGGAGTGGGTCGTGCTGGAGCAGAATTACGAGTACGACCTCCTCTCGCCCTCCACCTTGCTTGCTAAGTATGTCGGCAAGTCGGTTAGGCTGGTCACCTACGACAGCGACAACAAGGTGGTTGACCGGCAGACGGCCACGCTGCTGTCCCTCAACGAGGGTCCGCTGTATCAGGTAGGTAAGGAAATTCATATCAAGCATCCCGGCCACGTGATTCTGTCGGAAGTACCGGCGGAACTGGTGGCCCGGCCCAGTTTGCGCTGGCTGGTGGAAGGCGAGAAGGGGCAGCATACCGTTCAGGTGAGTTACCTTTCCGGGGGCCTGGTATGGAAGGCCGATTACGTGCTGAAGGTGAACCAGGATGCGACTGCGGGTGATCTTACCGGTTGGATCACCCTGAATAACCAGAGCGGCATTGCCTATCCGGAGGCCTCCGTCAAACTTGTGGCGGGTGACGTGCACCGCGTCATGCCAGAAGTGCGGCCGCGGCTTGCGAAGAAAACTCTTGCCATGGAGGCTGCTGAGATGGAGGTCCGCGAAGAAGCCTTTATGGAGTACCATCTCTACACCATCCCGTGGAAGACGACCTTGAAGCAGAACCAGCAGAAGCAGGTGGAGCTCCTGAGTCGGTCGGGGATCGTTCTTGAGCGGCACTATTCGGTGGACATCCCCTCTCACTTCGGCACAGGTAACGTGCCAGGGGAAAATGAGCTGCCGGTGAATGTGCGGTTGAGGTTTGCCAACACTCAGGCCAACCATCTTGGCGAACCTCTCCCGGGCGGCATTATCAGGATCTACAGTGAGGACCAGGCTGGCACGCTTCAGTTCGCCGGTGAGGACCGCATCGCACATACCCCGCGCGATGAGGAAGTGAAGGTTACCCTTGGCACAGCGTTTGATTTGGTATGTGAAGTTAAGCAGACCGAATATAAGGATCTCAGTGACCGCTGGACGCGGCGCCACGAGAGTACCTTTGAAGTGAGTCTGCGTAATCGGAAGCAGGAGGAGGACGTGGCCATCGAGGTGCTTGCCCATTTTCCCGGGGAGTGGCAGATAAGAGAAAAGTCCCATGACTATGTTAAAGAGGATGCCTTTACCGCCAAGTTCACTGTGAAGGTTCCTGCCGGGGAAGAGGTGGTCCTGATCTATAAGATCAGGGTTACCCTGTAA
- a CDS encoding peptidylprolyl isomerase produces MRKLTGKLRILAWSAVALFPIPAAAQILAYVGSDSVTLAAFSQRYQDYLDRSAQTDSLQTRYDVLQQMVEEAICTQFGRDHGLDRNPAILRAGRLAWREVLLIAVAQGQFADEVTVPPDEIEAEYRYRNTALLTRYLTLPDSLTAVDYLQQLDVGEPFESLALQACDSASLLDRPGELGWKFPQQLDSTYGRRAYRLTPGQCSEPLRTTAGYQIIQLLGKEFRPDHGHFERVKYQQQIAAQLRPSKFADTARNVLEQWASSLPYAWRRRGLRKILRSGILDDPIESSFADPAAANLAPEVLFTLSDEPYTFDWLLSRLDLLLPEERAAVTNEKILKELVQKLFMWDELYELAIALPQADSLLTAADSLQQATTCRAVRVSLQAQLLRQVVPPEDSLRQFLADHHVRYTTPALANLEEIVVRDSALALSLRDSLLTGNFDFAPLARRHTQREWARITGGRLGWVPLRIYGPAGAALVKAATKNPNQLVGPLQVGDYYILAQLKGYRVEKMPSFETLQPRLRQHWITANRPRLLREAIQRFQTTIYPTVIDSSLVSRLEIDVGGLGVLPAVPDSLQSYPAPTDTVGAAQQTTPPARPDSSQSDLTPADPE; encoded by the coding sequence TTGCGCAAATTGACCGGTAAGCTCCGGATCCTGGCCTGGTCAGCGGTGGCGCTTTTCCCCATCCCGGCTGCCGCCCAAATACTGGCGTACGTTGGTTCCGACAGCGTTACCCTGGCGGCCTTCTCACAGCGATACCAGGACTACCTTGACCGGTCCGCTCAGACGGACTCCCTCCAGACCAGATACGATGTCCTGCAGCAGATGGTAGAGGAAGCGATCTGCACCCAGTTTGGCCGCGATCACGGCCTGGACCGTAATCCCGCTATCCTTCGAGCTGGCCGCCTGGCCTGGAGAGAGGTCCTGCTCATCGCTGTGGCCCAAGGTCAGTTTGCCGATGAGGTGACCGTTCCGCCCGATGAGATTGAGGCCGAATACCGCTATCGAAACACGGCCCTGCTGACCCGCTACCTTACCCTGCCTGACAGCCTCACTGCCGTTGATTATCTGCAGCAGCTTGACGTCGGAGAGCCGTTCGAATCGCTGGCCCTCCAGGCCTGCGACTCGGCTTCGCTGCTGGACCGGCCCGGTGAGCTGGGCTGGAAGTTCCCCCAGCAATTGGATTCCACCTACGGCCGCCGTGCTTACCGGTTGACCCCAGGCCAGTGTTCGGAGCCGCTGAGAACCACCGCGGGGTACCAGATCATCCAGCTGCTAGGCAAGGAGTTTCGGCCAGACCACGGCCACTTCGAGCGAGTCAAGTATCAACAGCAAATCGCCGCCCAGCTGCGACCGTCGAAATTCGCTGATACTGCCCGGAATGTCCTTGAGCAATGGGCGAGCAGTCTGCCGTATGCCTGGCGCCGAAGGGGACTCAGGAAAATACTCCGCTCCGGTATCCTGGACGATCCTATCGAATCATCGTTTGCCGACCCGGCGGCGGCCAATCTGGCCCCGGAAGTACTGTTCACCCTGTCCGACGAACCCTATACCTTTGATTGGCTTCTCTCCCGCCTGGACCTGCTGCTACCTGAGGAAAGAGCAGCTGTCACCAACGAGAAAATCCTGAAGGAACTGGTCCAGAAGCTCTTCATGTGGGACGAGCTGTATGAATTGGCAATCGCTCTACCCCAAGCCGACTCACTCCTGACAGCCGCCGACAGCTTACAGCAGGCGACAACCTGCCGGGCCGTACGGGTCTCGCTCCAGGCCCAGCTGCTCAGGCAGGTCGTGCCGCCTGAGGATTCACTGCGGCAGTTCCTCGCCGATCACCACGTACGCTATACCACTCCCGCGTTGGCAAACCTGGAAGAGATCGTGGTGCGAGACTCAGCCCTGGCTCTATCTCTCAGAGATTCGCTCCTGACAGGAAACTTTGACTTTGCCCCCCTGGCCCGTCGCCACACACAGCGCGAATGGGCCCGGATCACGGGCGGCAGGCTGGGCTGGGTGCCGTTAAGGATTTATGGGCCAGCTGGGGCGGCATTAGTGAAAGCAGCTACGAAGAATCCCAACCAACTGGTCGGCCCCTTACAGGTGGGCGATTATTATATCCTGGCGCAGCTTAAGGGCTACCGGGTGGAGAAGATGCCTTCTTTTGAGACTCTCCAGCCGCGCCTTCGCCAGCACTGGATCACAGCCAATCGGCCTCGGCTCCTGCGGGAAGCGATACAGCGGTTTCAAACCACGATCTACCCTACCGTCATCGATTCCAGTCTTGTCAGCCGACTCGAAATCGACGTAGGGGGGCTAGGCGTACTTCCAGCCGTGCCGGACTCACTACAATCCTACCCCGCTCCGACAGACACCGTCGGCGCTGCCCAACAAACCACTCCCCCAGCGCGCCCGGATTCTTCTCAGAGTGATCTTACCCCCGCCGATCCCGAATAG